One stretch of Pirellulales bacterium DNA includes these proteins:
- a CDS encoding MFS transporter, which translates to MNAADAQPVRLTTVHWLILIIASIGFAFDIYELLMLPLIASSALSELLGVPLGDKSITTWIGNLAWGSAMVGGAIGLVGGWLTDRLGRRRVLTWSILIYATSAFASGFAQSVESLFVLRCLTFAGVCVEFVAAIAWLAELFPNPRQRETILGFTQAFSSLGGLLAAGIYGLIVVNSDRLPAIYGAHAPWRYMLMSGLLPALPLIVIRPFLPESPAWQAKRAAGQLRRPSFAELFAPGLRRTTIVTTILFACCYGAAFGAIQLGPTQILPGLPEMTAARTAQDEAKKQVAGMQAMIDQASADDPAGKAQMVDALKQLRKQVGAKGKPIEAARSRLQTFQEMGGLVGRFVLAVAALIIVSRRSLLQLFLVPGLILLPLVFVYPATRSLPQFEWGLAAVALCTVAQFSFWGNYLPRVFPLHLRGTGESFAANVGGRMIGTSASLITTRLAQVMPGDSQFTKVAYAAAAVGTFVYALALVVSFFLPEPHEKDLAD; encoded by the coding sequence ATGAATGCCGCCGATGCCCAGCCGGTCCGTCTGACCACCGTTCATTGGCTGATCTTGATCATCGCCTCGATCGGTTTCGCGTTCGACATCTACGAATTGCTGATGCTGCCGCTGATCGCCAGCTCGGCCTTGAGCGAACTGCTCGGCGTGCCGCTGGGCGACAAGTCCATCACCACCTGGATTGGCAACCTGGCCTGGGGCAGCGCCATGGTCGGCGGTGCCATCGGTCTCGTCGGCGGTTGGCTGACCGATCGCCTGGGCCGCCGCCGCGTGCTCACCTGGAGCATCTTGATCTATGCCACGAGCGCCTTCGCCTCGGGCTTCGCGCAATCGGTCGAGTCCTTGTTCGTCTTGCGGTGCCTCACGTTTGCTGGGGTGTGCGTCGAGTTCGTCGCGGCAATCGCCTGGCTGGCCGAGCTGTTCCCCAATCCCCGGCAGCGCGAAACGATCCTGGGTTTTACCCAGGCCTTTTCGTCGCTCGGCGGACTGCTGGCGGCGGGTATCTACGGGTTGATCGTCGTCAACTCCGATCGGTTACCGGCCATCTATGGTGCGCATGCTCCATGGCGCTACATGTTGATGTCGGGCCTGCTGCCGGCGCTGCCGCTGATCGTCATCCGCCCCTTCCTGCCCGAATCGCCGGCCTGGCAGGCGAAGCGCGCCGCCGGTCAGTTGCGGCGGCCGAGTTTTGCGGAGCTGTTCGCGCCCGGGCTGCGCCGCACGACGATCGTCACGACGATTCTCTTCGCCTGCTGCTATGGCGCGGCCTTCGGCGCCATCCAGTTGGGTCCCACCCAGATCCTGCCGGGCCTGCCCGAGATGACGGCGGCGCGCACCGCGCAGGACGAGGCGAAAAAACAAGTCGCCGGCATGCAGGCGATGATCGATCAGGCGTCCGCGGACGACCCGGCCGGCAAGGCACAGATGGTCGACGCGCTCAAGCAGCTGCGCAAGCAAGTCGGCGCCAAGGGCAAACCGATCGAAGCGGCGCGTAGCCGGCTGCAAACCTTTCAGGAAATGGGCGGGCTCGTCGGGCGATTCGTGCTCGCCGTGGCTGCGCTCATCATCGTCAGCCGGCGCAGCCTGTTGCAGTTGTTCCTCGTGCCAGGCCTGATTTTGCTCCCCTTGGTGTTCGTGTATCCGGCCACGCGCAGTTTGCCTCAATTCGAATGGGGCCTGGCCGCAGTCGCGCTCTGCACGGTCGCGCAGTTCAGCTTCTGGGGCAACTATCTGCCGCGCGTATTTCCGCTCCATCTGCGCGGCACCGGCGAAAGCTTCGCGGCCAACGTCGGCGGGCGGATGATCGGTACCTCGGCCTCGCTCATCACGACCCGCCTGGCCCAGGTCATGCCGGGCGACAGCCAGTTCACCAAAGTGGCCTACGCCGCCGCGGCCGTGGGGACGTTTGTGTACGCCTTGGCCCTGGTCGTGAGCTTTTTCCTGCCCGAGCCGCACGAAAAAGACCTGGCCGACTAG
- a CDS encoding FAD-binding oxidoreductase, whose product MSAAADRRFKMKWWGWGDEHHRFDLSHAAAGLEYLGDRLGIRELAPAFAARMEDVALPDSQASAALLAALAEIVGPENCRTDHRERLLHSAGKGYHDLVQLRRLRLPEAVDAVVYPRSEADVMAVLALAQQQQVAVVPFGGGTSVVSGLAPLRGAQRAVISLDLALLNRVLDVDLVSQTATVEAGIFGPDLEAQLRARGLMLGHYPQSFEYSTLGGWLATRSSGQNCLRYGGIEKLVECLRAVTPAGTVETLRVPRRGDGPDVTQMLVGSEGTLGVITQATVRLRLVPDERDYFMFAFKRFDAALEASRTLLQSGISPALLRISDEEETAGTLALGQSTATGIKALQRRLAKQYLQAAGFFPPNLAVLLVGLEGTRAQNRAAAKQVKRHLKTCECRSLGRAPGRRWLQTRFELPYLRDELLDNHLLIDTLETATTWSRVDGLYRAVRDALQRAADTEGEPLVVFCHASHLYADGASLYFTLLGRQKAADPIAQWRNIKRAANEAIRAQGAVISHHHGVGIEHRDYTGWGETERLMLRQLKTALDPEGIMNPEKLL is encoded by the coding sequence ATGTCCGCCGCCGCTGATCGACGTTTCAAGATGAAATGGTGGGGTTGGGGCGACGAGCACCATCGGTTCGATCTCTCGCACGCCGCCGCAGGGCTCGAGTACCTCGGCGACCGCCTGGGCATCCGCGAACTCGCGCCCGCCTTTGCGGCCCGGATGGAAGACGTCGCCTTGCCCGACAGCCAGGCCAGTGCCGCACTGTTGGCGGCGCTGGCCGAGATCGTCGGTCCGGAAAACTGCCGGACCGACCATCGCGAGCGGCTGTTGCACTCGGCCGGCAAGGGCTACCACGACCTCGTGCAACTGCGCCGGCTGCGTTTGCCCGAGGCGGTCGATGCCGTCGTCTATCCGCGCAGCGAGGCCGACGTGATGGCCGTGCTCGCGCTGGCCCAGCAACAGCAGGTTGCCGTCGTACCGTTTGGCGGGGGGACCAGCGTGGTCAGCGGACTGGCGCCGCTGCGCGGCGCGCAACGGGCCGTGATCTCGCTCGACCTGGCGCTGTTGAATCGCGTGCTCGACGTCGATCTCGTGTCGCAGACGGCCACGGTCGAGGCGGGCATCTTTGGCCCCGACCTCGAGGCGCAGCTCCGCGCCCGGGGCTTGATGCTGGGGCATTATCCGCAGTCGTTCGAGTACTCGACGCTGGGCGGCTGGCTGGCGACGCGCTCCAGCGGGCAGAACTGCCTGCGCTACGGCGGGATCGAAAAGCTCGTCGAGTGCCTGCGGGCGGTCACGCCGGCCGGTACGGTCGAAACCCTGCGCGTGCCGCGCCGCGGCGACGGGCCCGACGTCACGCAAATGCTCGTCGGCTCCGAAGGCACCTTGGGCGTCATCACGCAGGCCACCGTGCGGCTGCGGCTCGTGCCGGACGAGCGGGACTATTTCATGTTCGCCTTCAAGCGCTTCGATGCGGCGCTCGAAGCGAGCCGCACGCTGCTGCAGTCGGGCATCAGCCCGGCGCTGCTGCGCATCTCCGACGAAGAAGAGACGGCCGGAACGCTGGCCCTGGGCCAATCGACCGCCACGGGCATCAAGGCCTTGCAGCGCCGCCTGGCGAAACAGTACTTGCAGGCAGCCGGATTTTTTCCGCCTAACCTGGCCGTGCTGCTGGTGGGCCTCGAAGGCACGCGCGCTCAAAACCGGGCCGCGGCCAAGCAAGTCAAGCGGCACCTCAAGACGTGCGAGTGCCGCTCGTTGGGGCGCGCACCGGGGCGGCGCTGGCTGCAGACGCGTTTCGAGCTGCCTTATCTGCGCGACGAGCTGCTGGACAATCACCTGTTGATCGACACGCTCGAAACGGCCACCACCTGGTCGCGCGTCGACGGCCTGTACCGCGCCGTGCGCGACGCACTGCAGCGTGCCGCCGACACGGAGGGCGAGCCGCTGGTCGTGTTTTGCCACGCCTCGCACTTGTATGCCGACGGTGCCTCGCTCTACTTCACCCTGTTGGGTCGGCAGAAGGCCGCCGACCCGATCGCCCAATGGCGCAATATCAAGCGCGCCGCCAACGAGGCGATTCGCGCCCAGGGCGCCGTGATCAGCCATCACCACGGGGTCGGCATCGAGCATCGCGACTACACCGGTTGGGGCGAGACCGAGCGGCTGATGCTCCGCCAATTGAAAACGGCCCTCGATCCCGAGGGGATCATGAACCCGGAGAAGCTGCTGTGA
- a CDS encoding DegT/DnrJ/EryC1/StrS family aminotransferase, with amino-acid sequence MLHLSPHTAHLQTPAHADLVATGVPFFDIGRQHAALRGEILAALTRVYDSSQFVLGPDIARLETALAGYCHARHAIACASGSDALLLALMHYQVGPGDEVLLPSFTFFATAGAVSRLGARPIFVDIEPTGFNLDPAQLEASISPRTKAIIPVHLYGQCADMSAILAIAGRHGVPVIEDACQAIGAEIGSRRAGSLGAINCFSFYPSKNLGGLGDGGFMTTDDDEIAARLRMLRVHGEKVRYHHSLVGINSRLDTFQAAALEVKLPHLDRWIEARRENARRYQALFADCGLDAKLGLPVELPGHRHTWNQYVVRVPQGRRDALREHLAKAKIGTQIYYPVPLDQQECFCELGYLAGALPETARAAQETLALPIFPELRVDEQEFVVQQIAAFYGIELRTGRAALRGPKFLKLPQTDDGVRRAS; translated from the coding sequence ATGTTGCACCTCTCGCCGCACACCGCCCACCTGCAGACCCCCGCCCACGCCGACCTGGTTGCCACGGGCGTACCCTTTTTCGACATCGGCCGCCAACATGCGGCCCTCCGCGGCGAAATCCTGGCGGCCCTCACGCGCGTTTACGATTCCAGCCAGTTCGTCCTGGGGCCGGACATCGCCCGGCTCGAAACCGCACTGGCTGGCTATTGTCACGCGCGGCATGCCATTGCCTGCGCCTCGGGCAGCGACGCGTTGTTGTTGGCCCTGATGCACTACCAGGTTGGCCCGGGCGACGAGGTGTTGCTCCCGAGCTTCACATTCTTCGCCACGGCGGGCGCCGTGTCGCGGCTCGGCGCGCGGCCGATCTTCGTCGACATCGAACCCACGGGATTCAACCTCGACCCGGCCCAACTCGAAGCCAGCATCTCGCCGCGCACCAAGGCGATCATCCCCGTGCACCTGTACGGTCAATGCGCCGACATGTCCGCGATCCTGGCGATTGCCGGGCGTCACGGCGTGCCGGTGATCGAAGATGCCTGCCAGGCCATCGGCGCCGAGATTGGCAGCCGCCGGGCCGGTTCGCTCGGCGCGATCAACTGCTTCAGTTTCTACCCTTCGAAGAACCTCGGTGGCCTGGGCGACGGCGGTTTCATGACCACCGACGACGACGAAATTGCCGCGCGGCTGCGGATGCTCCGCGTGCACGGCGAAAAGGTCCGGTATCACCATTCTCTGGTGGGCATCAACAGCCGGCTCGACACGTTCCAGGCCGCCGCGCTGGAAGTCAAATTGCCGCACCTCGATCGTTGGATCGAAGCCCGTCGCGAGAACGCCCGTCGCTATCAGGCGCTGTTCGCAGACTGCGGACTCGATGCGAAACTGGGACTGCCCGTCGAGTTGCCTGGCCACCGGCACACCTGGAACCAATACGTCGTCCGCGTGCCGCAAGGCCGGCGCGACGCCCTGCGTGAACATCTCGCGAAAGCCAAGATTGGTACACAGATCTACTACCCGGTGCCGCTCGATCAGCAGGAGTGCTTCTGCGAGCTGGGATACCTGGCCGGCGCCCTGCCCGAGACCGCCCGAGCCGCACAAGAAACCCTGGCGTTGCCGATCTTTCCCGAGCTGCGCGTCGACGAGCAGGAATTCGTCGTGCAGCAGATTGCCGCCTTCTACGGCATTGAGCTACGCACGGGCCGGGCGGCCCTGCGCGGGCCGAAGTTTCTCAAACTGCCGCAGACCGACGACGGCGTTCGCCGCGCCTCGTAA
- a CDS encoding carboxypeptidase-like regulatory domain-containing protein, producing MLTQRRLAACAATITLATSTVLLRAEAPPSVTGPWAVAGRVTHADGRPFEGATVVVQSGLGTLFTTGSAQTDAEGRYRIKFAPGMRIFSDHWHLAAVVSVHAPGYYEQNLCRHGDLGMASDPSNVPKIWQATVVLPGEEAEVDFVLLRAHTLRGRLLDAAGKPLAQRRLSLTGSHLPPASSILATTQTNADGAFEFPDVPGFDYFLTLFRTTAMDEVALLRLPGRTPKHGQVEIRFDEQSTEKWSVTVEWMGGK from the coding sequence ATGCTGACGCAACGACGGCTCGCGGCTTGCGCCGCGACGATCACCCTGGCCACGTCGACCGTCCTGCTGCGGGCTGAAGCTCCGCCGAGCGTTACGGGGCCCTGGGCGGTTGCCGGCCGTGTGACGCACGCCGATGGCCGGCCGTTCGAGGGCGCCACGGTGGTCGTGCAATCGGGACTCGGCACCTTGTTCACGACCGGCTCAGCCCAGACCGACGCCGAGGGGCGTTATCGGATCAAGTTTGCGCCGGGCATGCGGATCTTTTCGGACCATTGGCATCTCGCCGCGGTCGTCAGCGTGCACGCACCCGGATATTACGAACAGAACCTGTGCCGCCACGGCGACCTGGGCATGGCCAGCGATCCGAGCAACGTGCCGAAGATCTGGCAGGCCACGGTCGTGCTGCCGGGCGAGGAGGCCGAGGTCGATTTCGTCCTTCTGCGGGCACACACGCTGCGCGGGCGATTGCTCGACGCCGCAGGCAAACCGCTGGCGCAGCGCCGCTTATCGCTGACCGGTTCACATTTGCCGCCCGCGTCGAGCATTCTGGCGACGACGCAAACCAATGCCGACGGTGCGTTTGAATTTCCCGACGTGCCGGGCTTCGATTACTTCTTGACGCTGTTTCGCACCACAGCGATGGACGAAGTTGCGCTACTTCGACTTCCGGGGCGAACTCCGAAGCACGGTCAAGTCGAAATTCGCTTCGATGAGCAGTCGACCGAAAAGTGGAGCGTGACCGTCGAATGGATGGGCGGCAAATAG
- a CDS encoding glycerol-3-phosphate dehydrogenase/oxidase produces the protein MTPRREAIYGRFATQSYDVLVIGGGITGAGIVRDATLRGLSCALIDKGDFASGTSSKSGKLIHGGLRYLKHLHVRLVFEACRERWWLLTRVAPHLVRPVRFVVPFNKRSRTKRWQMALGLVLYDLLAMFRRSEPFRFLSAAELAATEPALQLADCTGGLSYFDCQALDTRLVIDTLKSAAASGADVLNYAELVSVEHRDGLWRATLRDALDGRVRTVAARTVVNASGPWADEVQARLASGERFNLKITSGVHLVIARERLPVRNTLALEVERDGRMIYVVPWGDYVLVGTTDVYYPGPQDAATVGQAAVAYLLETLQRHFPARQLTRADVAHAFVGLRPLIGSDQGQREEDLPRDDCALVDEQGRVSITGGKLTTYRAMSERVVDLLVCRFFRDRALGPCRTLEPISGGAPRCPGTASPRLRELWSRWGSNAATIEHLIATTPELGKRIDPCAPYLWAEAEYALQHEFVERLDDLVDRRFGAFVLAPEARLREAIGARFNLGTCEQQTDAPAEATP, from the coding sequence GTGACGCCCCGGCGCGAGGCGATTTACGGCCGTTTCGCCACTCAATCCTACGACGTGCTCGTCATTGGCGGCGGCATCACCGGCGCGGGCATCGTGCGCGACGCGACGCTGCGCGGCCTGAGCTGCGCCTTGATCGACAAGGGCGACTTTGCCTCGGGCACCAGCTCGAAATCGGGCAAGCTGATTCACGGCGGCCTGCGCTACCTGAAGCATCTGCACGTGCGGCTGGTGTTCGAAGCCTGCCGCGAGCGCTGGTGGCTGCTGACGCGCGTCGCCCCGCACCTGGTGCGGCCCGTGCGGTTCGTGGTGCCGTTCAACAAGCGCAGCCGCACGAAGCGCTGGCAGATGGCGCTGGGCCTGGTGTTGTACGACCTGTTGGCCATGTTTCGCCGTAGCGAGCCGTTTCGTTTCTTGTCGGCAGCCGAATTGGCCGCGACCGAACCGGCGTTGCAATTGGCCGATTGCACCGGCGGCTTGTCGTATTTCGACTGCCAGGCGCTCGACACCCGGCTCGTGATCGACACGCTCAAATCGGCCGCCGCGTCCGGCGCCGACGTCCTCAATTATGCCGAGCTCGTGAGCGTCGAGCACCGCGACGGCCTGTGGCGCGCGACGCTCCGCGACGCGCTCGACGGCCGGGTCCGGACCGTCGCCGCCCGCACCGTGGTCAATGCCTCGGGACCCTGGGCCGATGAAGTCCAGGCTCGGCTCGCATCCGGCGAGCGGTTCAATCTCAAGATCACCTCCGGCGTGCATCTGGTCATTGCCCGTGAGCGCTTGCCGGTGCGCAACACACTGGCGCTGGAGGTCGAGCGCGACGGGCGCATGATCTACGTCGTGCCCTGGGGCGACTATGTCCTGGTCGGCACGACCGACGTTTACTATCCCGGCCCCCAAGACGCGGCGACCGTCGGCCAGGCTGCCGTCGCATACCTGCTCGAGACGCTCCAACGGCATTTCCCCGCGCGGCAGCTCACCCGGGCCGACGTCGCCCACGCGTTCGTCGGGCTCCGCCCCTTGATCGGTAGTGACCAGGGCCAGCGCGAAGAAGATCTGCCACGGGACGATTGCGCGCTGGTCGACGAACAAGGACGTGTCTCGATCACCGGTGGCAAGCTGACGACCTATCGCGCCATGAGCGAGCGCGTGGTCGATCTACTGGTCTGCCGGTTCTTTCGCGACCGCGCCCTGGGCCCTTGCCGGACGCTCGAACCGATCTCGGGCGGCGCCCCGCGCTGTCCCGGTACTGCCTCGCCGCGGTTGCGCGAGCTGTGGTCACGCTGGGGGAGCAATGCCGCGACGATCGAGCACCTGATCGCCACCACACCTGAGTTGGGCAAACGTATCGACCCCTGCGCGCCGTACCTGTGGGCCGAGGCGGAATACGCTCTGCAGCACGAGTTCGTTGAACGACTCGACGACCTGGTCGACCGGCGGTTCGGCGCGTTCGTGCTCGCCCCCGAAGCGCGGCTTCGCGAGGCGATCGGAGCCCGCTTCAACCTCGGGACGTGCGAGCAACAGACCGACGCGCCGGCGGAGGCGACGCCATGA
- a CDS encoding SLC13 family permease, with product MATPALFALGVVCAVFLLLAFTRLSPDVVMIGGVLALVVARILSIDEALAGLANEGIATIAALYIVVTGVRETGAISWVAAVLFGRPRSAREAIARMSVPVAAISAFMNNTPLVAMMIPAVNDWAKQCRFSPSKVMIPLSYATILGGTCTLIGTSTNLVVSGMVKETVSVATKAGTSLPEGLRVLQMFDVAWIGVPAAIAGVTYLVVFGPWLLPDRRGARGEFANPREYTVEMLVPPDSPLVGRSIEQAGLRHLPGTFLIEIDREGDLLPAVEPQTRLRANDRLVFAGVVESVIDLQRVRGLTPATNQLFKLDAPRAERCLVEAVVSNTCPNIGQTIRDGKFRSNYKAVVVAVARSGERINKKIGDIVLEPGDTLLLETSATWVDDHRNNRDFFLVSRLEDSSPPRHERAIVSIVILVAMILMTMVFKVPMFLAALLAAAAMLVTRCCALGAARRSIDWEVLLAIAASFALSKGLEKTGAAKLVAESMIDLAQGNAWATLAVVYLVTLVVTEIITNNAAAALMFPLAMAVAVELQVNSLSFVFAVMMAASAGFATPIGYQTNLMVYGPGGYRFSDYAKIGVPLDILIGVVTVALAPFIWPF from the coding sequence ATGGCCACCCCTGCGCTGTTCGCACTGGGCGTCGTATGCGCCGTGTTCTTGCTGCTGGCGTTCACCCGGCTGTCGCCCGATGTGGTGATGATCGGCGGCGTGCTCGCGCTGGTCGTGGCGCGCATCCTGTCGATCGACGAGGCCCTGGCCGGCCTGGCCAACGAGGGGATCGCAACCATCGCGGCGTTGTACATCGTCGTCACAGGTGTGCGCGAGACGGGCGCCATCTCCTGGGTGGCCGCCGTGCTGTTTGGGCGTCCCCGTTCGGCGCGCGAGGCCATTGCCCGGATGAGTGTGCCCGTGGCCGCGATCAGCGCGTTCATGAACAACACTCCGCTCGTGGCGATGATGATTCCGGCGGTCAACGACTGGGCCAAGCAATGCCGGTTCTCGCCCTCGAAGGTGATGATCCCGTTGAGCTATGCCACGATTCTCGGCGGCACCTGCACGCTGATCGGCACCAGCACCAACCTGGTTGTCAGCGGCATGGTCAAAGAAACCGTGAGCGTGGCCACCAAGGCCGGCACGAGTCTGCCCGAGGGTTTGCGCGTCTTGCAGATGTTTGACGTCGCCTGGATCGGCGTACCCGCCGCGATCGCCGGGGTGACCTACCTGGTGGTGTTTGGCCCCTGGCTGTTGCCCGACCGCCGCGGGGCACGGGGCGAGTTTGCCAATCCGCGCGAATACACCGTCGAAATGCTCGTACCTCCGGATAGCCCCTTGGTGGGCCGGTCGATCGAACAAGCGGGGCTGCGCCACTTGCCGGGCACGTTTCTGATCGAGATCGACCGCGAAGGCGACCTGTTGCCGGCCGTCGAGCCGCAAACGCGGCTCCGGGCCAACGACCGGCTGGTCTTTGCCGGCGTGGTCGAGTCGGTGATTGATTTGCAGCGCGTCCGCGGCCTCACGCCGGCCACGAACCAGTTGTTCAAGCTCGACGCGCCGCGTGCCGAACGCTGCCTGGTCGAGGCCGTGGTGTCGAACACCTGTCCCAACATCGGCCAGACGATTCGCGACGGCAAATTCCGCTCGAATTACAAGGCGGTCGTCGTGGCCGTGGCCCGCAGCGGTGAGCGGATCAACAAGAAGATCGGCGACATCGTGCTCGAGCCCGGCGACACCCTGTTGCTGGAAACCTCGGCGACCTGGGTCGACGATCACCGGAACAACCGCGACTTTTTCCTCGTCAGCCGGCTGGAAGACTCGTCGCCACCCCGGCACGAACGGGCCATCGTGTCGATCGTGATCTTGGTGGCCATGATCTTGATGACGATGGTCTTCAAGGTTCCGATGTTCCTGGCCGCGTTGTTGGCGGCCGCGGCGATGCTGGTCACGCGCTGTTGCGCGCTGGGCGCGGCCCGGCGTTCGATCGACTGGGAAGTGCTGCTGGCGATTGCCGCCTCATTCGCGCTGAGCAAGGGTCTCGAAAAGACCGGCGCGGCCAAGCTCGTGGCCGAATCGATGATCGACCTGGCTCAGGGGAATGCCTGGGCGACCCTGGCGGTGGTCTACCTGGTGACGTTAGTCGTCACCGAAATCATCACCAACAACGCCGCAGCGGCGCTGATGTTTCCGCTGGCCATGGCGGTCGCCGTCGAGCTGCAGGTCAATTCGCTGTCGTTCGTGTTCGCCGTGATGATGGCCGCCTCGGCCGGGTTTGCCACGCCGATCGGCTATCAAACGAACCTGATGGTCTACGGCCCGGGCGGCTACCGGTTTAGCGACTACGCCAAGATCGGCGTCCCGCTCGATATCTTGATCGGCGTGGTCACCGTGGCCTTGGCCCCGTTCATTTGGCCCTTCTAG
- a CDS encoding DUF1501 domain-containing protein: MAQHKLAPFTALQRRAFLGRASLGLGGLALAGLCGELRAAGAEPLGVQPAVAGLPHFPPRIKRVIFLCMAGGPSQLESFDPKPKLAAMHGQAMPESFTAGQPIAQLQGQKLVCQAPMFGFERYGESGLEISAELPHIGSIADQICVIRSMHTDQINHDPAHTVMNTGTSISGRPSMGAWIQYGLGSPAADLPGFVVLTSISKDGRNPQPIATRQWHSGFLPSRYQGVAFSSQGDAVHYLGNPPGVTHEQQGRLIGAVNRLDALRNAAAPNPEVDTRIAQYELAFRMQTSVPELMDIADEPQHVLDLYGASGADGSFAYNCLLARRLAERGVRFIQLYHRDWDHHNDLVRFFKVCSRDCDRGTAALVQDLQARGMLDETLIVWGGEFGRTPMAQSNKGDVGRDHHMRAFSMFLCGGGVRGGLAYGGTDELGYSAVENPVHVHDLHATMLHLLGIDHLRLTYFYQGRDFRLTDVAGEVIRPILA; the protein is encoded by the coding sequence GGCTTCGCTGGGATTGGGCGGACTGGCGCTGGCCGGGCTTTGCGGCGAGTTGCGCGCCGCCGGCGCGGAGCCGCTCGGCGTGCAACCGGCCGTCGCCGGGCTGCCGCACTTTCCGCCGCGCATCAAGCGGGTAATCTTCTTGTGCATGGCCGGCGGGCCGTCGCAACTCGAGTCGTTCGATCCGAAGCCCAAGCTGGCGGCGATGCACGGCCAGGCCATGCCCGAGTCGTTCACCGCCGGCCAGCCGATTGCGCAACTGCAAGGTCAGAAGCTCGTCTGCCAGGCGCCGATGTTCGGCTTCGAGCGGTATGGCGAGTCGGGTCTGGAGATTTCGGCCGAATTGCCCCATATCGGGAGCATTGCCGACCAGATCTGCGTGATCCGCTCGATGCACACCGATCAGATCAATCACGACCCGGCCCATACCGTGATGAACACGGGCACCTCGATCTCGGGCCGGCCCAGTATGGGCGCGTGGATCCAATATGGTCTGGGCAGTCCCGCGGCCGACCTGCCCGGCTTTGTCGTGCTGACGAGCATCAGCAAAGACGGCCGCAACCCGCAGCCGATCGCCACGCGGCAATGGCACAGCGGTTTTCTGCCCAGCCGTTACCAGGGCGTGGCCTTCTCGTCACAAGGCGACGCGGTGCATTACCTCGGCAATCCACCGGGCGTGACGCACGAGCAACAGGGGCGACTGATCGGCGCGGTCAACCGGCTCGACGCGCTGCGCAATGCGGCCGCGCCGAACCCGGAGGTCGATACGCGGATTGCCCAATACGAGCTGGCTTTCCGCATGCAGACCAGCGTCCCGGAGCTGATGGACATCGCCGACGAGCCGCAGCACGTGCTCGACTTGTACGGCGCCTCGGGCGCCGACGGGTCGTTCGCCTACAACTGCCTGTTGGCGCGCCGGTTGGCCGAACGCGGCGTGCGATTCATTCAGCTCTACCACCGCGATTGGGACCACCACAACGACCTCGTGCGGTTCTTCAAGGTCTGCAGCCGCGACTGCGATCGCGGCACGGCCGCACTGGTCCAAGACCTGCAGGCGCGGGGCATGCTCGACGAAACGCTGATCGTCTGGGGAGGCGAATTCGGCCGCACGCCGATGGCCCAATCGAACAAGGGCGACGTCGGCCGCGACCATCACATGCGGGCCTTCAGCATGTTCCTCTGCGGCGGCGGCGTGCGCGGCGGCCTGGCCTACGGCGGTACCGACGAGCTGGGGTACAGCGCCGTTGAGAACCCCGTCCACGTGCATGACCTGCACGCGACGATGCTCCACCTGCTGGGCATCGACCACCTGCGGCTGACCTATTTCTATCAGGGCCGCGATTTCCGCCTGACCGACGTGGCTGGCGAAGTCATTCGACCGATTCTGGCGTAA